TGCAAGAAATTTTTGAATCATTTTTACAAACCTGTTTTcttattatcatttggaATGGGAAATAGCTTGAAGCATTtcgaatttttataaatattttatttttcatcaaggaaaattaatacatttttttttaaagccatgtgcatatgtatatgattattaacacttgtatatatttatgtaggtatatatttatttgaaaaaatctgttaacaattttcaaaaaataaaaaattgaatgctacatgaaaaatatggtattctccattattttattatgattcaatatatataaatatattgtataaataaaaattacaagTTGTATACACTCacaaatttgtttattattattttttttatatatttatttagttGCATACATCCTTCTCAAAGGGtaaatttatacattttataactttaaattgtaaattcatttttataataatacatgatgatatttttgttgtatatttttaaacctttgaaattaaaaattaaaaatatttatgttattattttttttagtggGAACtggacaaaaaaaataatataataaaaatatgaagaaaactgttaattgtaaaaaattgtgaatCTGTCTTAATATGATTGCTTTCAATGTtaaactataaaaaaattgtatacatgtattttttagttaataaaaatccaacttacaattttttaatctcTATCCTTGCACACAATCTTTTCcaagtatataattttttaactgTGCATATGATAAAACAACTATGTTTGAActtcgaaaaaaaaatatactatcattttaatatttacatatgtttttttagacaatttttaatgtctagtatgttaataaaaaaaattaacatttAGCTAATTGccgtataaaaaaaaacgaaaacaaaaaaaagctaATTGTATACAAAGTATGTccataaaaattgaataacaataaaaacaattaaatttataagaaTAATTGATAGAATAAGTGAAAtacttattatattaaacatttttatgattataattttctatttttttgtgtaatccatattaaatttttatatatgtgcaaATGATTTCACGCTTGTcctttaattattttatgtttgtTTGAAATAACATAATTATGGAAAGAAAATCAACgtaaattatgaaatatacattttttaatcaaaataaaacaataataataataatatgaggGTAGTAGGAAAagtaaaaagaaaaatataaagcgagtttatgattattttaAGATGAGGCCAAATTCgaatatatgaaaaggggatataatgaaaaaaggtGATAGACATTTTTCTATTAAACTAAAATAACATAATAGATATCTTAATATTTGACTATATGTATGTGTTTGggtgtaataaaaatacagtataatttattatagaTACTGTCTTAGAATTTGATGAGTAAGTTTAATGAAATGTagtcatatatattctattccatatcaaaaatattataattttgtaaacaCTTATGATTTTATCTATAtctatttctttttataatatacttaaataaatgatatgggttttgtttattttatggtattattaaaaaggatTAACCCCcaaaatttgaaatatcataatttttttttcatattaacatttatattcattaatcCTATTCCATggcaaataattattataatttttcccATATACAATTGTTcctttataataaattaacatTTCATCATAATCTTAAActggaattttttttttatataggctgtgaatattatatataatatttattaggTATTGTTTACGGtacactatttttttaaatatatatcattctcaatatatgatttttgtttacctatgttttttttttcttttatttggcattatttaattttttttaaattattatttttaaaattttgaatattttaaaaattcctTTACAATGtgataaaatgaattattaaatgttttacaataaaaaaaaacgagcGTATTTTAGCATTTCCAGAAGTatgtttcattatattacatatgttatatttttgtaagcATTTGATGTAATTCCAGTTTGGtttacatatgcatataaacgatatatgtattatacaTGTGATTACGTGTATGGATAagggaaaataatatatatgggGACGAATGTGATTTTTGTGCCCTGTaacaaaaaacaataataataaaataaatcgataaaatgaaaattagtGATGTTATAAACGACTATAAATCACTTGATAGTAATAAACTGAAAAATAGTGATATAaatagcaaaaaaaataacaatgatAGTATATTGGAAGAATtcgaaataaaaagtaagaTAAGGAAAGTATGTCTAGGTATTCCAACAAAAGATTTGGAggtaaaaaatgttttaagaTTGTTAAAAGAAcctatttgtttatttggGGAAGATCaatatgataaaagaaACAGATTAAAACGTATTTTAGTTACTAGATATGATaaattgataataaaaaacaaaggaGAAAATATAGAAGAAGTTgaagaatttaaaaatattttaaaaaaatattatattgattTTAGTAAAATTTATGATACAACTTCACCTGAATATCAAAAAGTAAATGAACTTGAAGATGAATTGAGAAATaaaggaataaaaaaagatgatGCTACTACAAAAAGTGGTATATCTgatcatatattaaaagaaaaattttacACTGAAAGTACAgaagaattaaaattatctCGTATAGATATAACATTAAAAACATTACctagaatatatttatataaagaaatgataaataattttcaaaataaatattcacgAGAACagtatgaaaattatattagtTCATATAATGAACATATGAAATCAGAATtagatttatatatttcacaaTTAGGAGATAGCAGACCATTAACTATGGGAAAATTTTCACCAGATAATAGTGTATTTGCAGTAAGTAGTTacaatacatatataaatatatttaattttaaaaatgataattataatcTTGTTAAAACACTTAAAAATGGTCAtgttgataaaataaattgtatTGAATGGAATTatccaaataattattcatattacaCTACAACGAATTATactgatataaataaaaatgatttgtTATTGGCTTCCTGTTCATCTGATAAAACTTTCTGTATATGGAAACCATTTTTATACGAAACAAATGATGGTAATAATTCTTCTGAAAATTATTCTAAAATATCCAATAAAAGTGATACCAATGATAACAACGATGGAAAGAAGGGGAGggggaaaaaaatgaaaaaaaatgaaaaaaaaaataataaccaAGAAGATGGGAgcgaaaatgatgaaaatgacAGCGAAAACAGAAATAACAATGATAACAGTGGAGATAACAAACAGCCTTTACTATGTAAAGTTAAGGCTCATGAAGatagaataaataaaatatgtttccATCCTTTAAATAAGTTTGTATTAACATGTTCAGAAGATgaaacaataaaattttttgatatcGAAACACAAAATGAATTGTTTTATCAAGAAGGGCACAATTCTAATGTATATTCAGCTACATTTAACCCATACggaaatttatatttatcaggGGATGCAAAAGGTGGTTTAATGCTATGGGATATTAGAACAGGAAGAAATATCGAAAGAAAACATATGattcataataattgtataatgaatataagtTTCAATCCATTTATGCCAAATATGTTTTGTACATGCTCTTCGGATAATACcatcaaaatatttgatttaAGAAATTTCACAGTTTCCTGTAATATATTAGCACATAACAAAATTGTTACTGATGCAATTTTTGAACCAACATATGGCAGATATATAGCATCAAGTTCATTTGatacttatataaaaatatgggatactgtaaatttttattgtacaaaaattttatgcaATAATGACAATAAAGTCAGAAATGTGGATATATCTCCTGATGGTAATTTGATTTCTTGCACATCTTTTGATAGGACATGGAAATTGTACAAAATCGAAGAATTCGAAAAGGAGAATATTATGTCAGattttgtttaaaaaacaaaaaatgattatgtTTTAACGTCAATACGAATGTATACATAAgaggaaatataaatgtgtgTAAATTTTAGTGCGAACATTTGTATTAACTCTTTTCACTTTTTTAGTcatgtttttttcctttttttcgtttCAACATGtgctatatattttctcaATAAAAAATCCTTTTCAAATACATTTTGGAAAAGTTTTCATATTTCCAAAATACtcattatattatcaaagttgtttattatattttagtCACAGATTTATGTGACaacaaatatgtatatattgcatattcatacatttattattattgatattttttattttttgttcctACATCTATACAAACTAATTTGAAGGTttcaaaaaagaaaaaataaatataattttattaacaagattttaaaatataattttttaatttattatattttttaatataaaattgtttaaaaaattataatggaGATATCCCACCGAATTGAAAAGCGCGAAAGGAACAAAACACGCGCATATCTTTATAACGcggttatatattttctataaaaatatagttctccattttttgtaattaaTATGTTTGAGTATGTGTAAATTTTATCTATTGGTAAAAATCAacctattattattttgaaagtatgaaaaattacatatatataaatgctattaattaaatctacgatttgatattttatatattttttctccaTAACTGCATTTGACACATCATTGTAATCCCATTTTTACTAatcattaattaaataattatttgtttagatgatatataattaaatttgtattcACCTGCATGGTGATTATATTTGGAATGGTAATATGCTTTTGATAAATACATAGAGCTGCTTATtcgtattatatatgtgttaTACCTTTTTTGAAATGCCAATAGATTTTGAATTTCCgaaatgaatttttttcgtacaagaaaaaaagtatatttagCCAATGTGTTTGCATACTATtgtgataatatattttttaatttgaataattCAAAACGATTTGGAACATATGGAGCAGTAACTaggaaaaaacaaaaacagcgagaaaaatattatgaagaGAAGTACAAGCATAATCCTAGTTTGATTCCAAAGTATTCAAAAGTTAAAAGGGGAAGTAGAGGTGGATGGATAAATAATCCTTTAAAGGaagtaacaaaaaatagtgGGAGTAATACGatgtatgaaaaaaaaattaaagaagaGATAAACGAACATGAAAAAAAGTGTATAGATGCGCTTATAAGAATTAGAAAGGAAATGGAAgcaaatggaaatataaacatttcaTCAAATGACATCAATTTTTATGGTGGTTACacaaataattcatataacAGCAATGGCATAACAGGTGCAATGGACAATAAAAGTGATGTTTCACTTCGTTATGGAAGAgaacgaaaaaataaacaaaatttgaAGGAATCTGATAAAAGCAAACCAAACAGCTTTGATATATTCTCTATATGTGATAGTTTcatagataaaaaaaaag
This region of Plasmodium chabaudi chabaudi strain AS genome assembly, chromosome: 13 genomic DNA includes:
- a CDS encoding U4/U6 small nuclear ribonucleoprotein PRP4, putative — its product is MKISDVINDYKSLDSNKLKNSDINSKKNNNDSILEEFEIKSKIRKVCLGIPTKDLEVKNVLRLLKEPICLFGEDQYDKRNRLKRILVTRYDKLIIKNKGENIEEVEEFKNILKKYYIDFSKIYDTTSPEYQKVNELEDELRNKGIKKDDATTKSGISDHILKEKFYTESTEELKLSRIDITLKTLPRIYLYKEMINNFQNKYSREQYENYISSYNEHMKSELDLYISQLGDSRPLTMGKFSPDNSVFAVSSYNTYINIFNFKNDNYNLVKTLKNGHVDKINCIEWNYPNNYSYYTTTNYTDINKNDLLLASCSSDKTFCIWKPFLYETNDGNNSSENYSKISNKSDTNDNNDGKKGRGKKMKKNEKKNNNQEDGSENDENDSENRNNNDNSGDNKQPLLCKVKAHEDRINKICFHPLNKFVLTCSEDETIKFFDIETQNELFYQEGHNSNVYSATFNPYGNLYLSGDAKGGLMLWDIRTGRNIERKHMIHNNCIMNISFNPFMPNMFCTCSSDNTIKIFDLRNFTVSCNILAHNKIVTDAIFEPTYGRYIASSSFDTYIKIWDTVNFYCTKILCNNDNKVRNVDISPDGNLISCTSFDRTWKLYKIEEFEKENIMSDFV